CTGCTTGGACAATAACAAGGCCCCCCTGGTCGCCCACCCGGACAAGTGGGCTCACGGCCCGGCCAAAAACTTGCTGGGCCCGGTCAAGAACCTCACAGCAGAGAGCAAAAACGGAGCTGAGAAGAACCTGTCCAGCGGTACCGGGCCGCCCCCCCGGGACAGGGTGACCAGCAATGGCCTTGGGGGAAAGATGAAGATCGTCAAGAACAAAAACAAGAACGGGCGCATTGTGATTGTGATGAGCAAGTACATGGAGAACGGCATGCAGGCGGTGAAGATCAAGTCTGGGGAGGCTCCCCGGAAGCGGGCTGCGGAGGAGAGGACTCCTAAgaagggtggggaggagaaggtgGAGGCTTGGAGGAAGCCAGGGGAGGACAGGGTGGTGGGCAGCAACGCCCTGAGCAAAGCAGAGGGCGAGAGCCGGCAGCCCCCGGCGGAGCTGGAGGAAGGTGCCCAAAAGACTCCCTTGGCCAAGGAGCTGCCCCTTCCCCCGGcggagcagcccctgcagctcacCACCAAGCCGGACCTGGTGCCCTGGTCGCTGAGCCCCGTGTGCGAGCACAGCCCTTCCTCCATGGGACTGAACCTGTCGAGCGGCAGCTCGCGGAAGCGCTGCCTGTCGGAGCCGCACGCCGAGCGGGAGCCGGGCAAGAAGCGCCTGACCTCCCGCAGCATCAGCGCCCCCACCTGCCTCAGCCCCCCGCGGCCCgagccgcccgccccgcccgagGTCATCCTGCTCGACTCGGACCTGGACGAGCCCATAGACTTGCGCTGCGTGAAGCCGCGGCCGGAGGGCGAGCTGGCCCTGGCCGAGGTGAAGCCGgagctgccgccgccgccgccgccgccggccgaGGAGGCGGCCCCGGAGCCTCCGCAGCCCCAGGAGGccgcagaggaggaggaagaggaggaggccGAGTCCCTGCAGGAGTTCAAGCCCTTCTTTGGGAATATAATTATCACAGATGTGACCGCGAACTGCCTGACCGTGACCTTCAAGGAGTACGTGACGGTGTGAGCTGGGCTCCCCGTGGGAgctgcccgcccgcccggggccgccggCCCCACCGCCTCCCTGCCGGTGCTGGTGCCCCTGCCCCGGAGCCCCGTGCCCCCGGACGGCCGAGCCCGCCGTGCCCTGCCAGGGGACGCCGGGACAGGGCCAGGCACGGTGGCCGTCCCTGCCACGGGGGTGACCTCGCTGCTCCCGGCccgcagctggggctgctccaggaccTGCAGGCAGTGGGACACAAAGGATGGGACCCGCCAGTTACTCAGAGTTATAGTATTATATTTTAACAGTGCTAACTTGTCAAGTGATTCTTGCTCCCGTTTGTACGTGGTGTTCTTGAAATGTATTGTTTGAGCTGAAAGCTGGTCGCTCCCTGGCCACgctaatatatttatttgtaggtatttatataatgaaatataaagCCTAGATTTATGGAGTCCCTAGATCACCTTATAAACTATATCAAACGACTATTTTCTGTTCTCCTTTTTAACCATTGAGCATTTGTTAGTCTTggtcccctgccctccccacgACCCGCAGGACCATCCCGTATATATTTTTTGATACTGTACACATGTGGTGTTTctatgtgcaaaaaaaaaaatcgttATCTAAAGCTAAACGAGCTATTATAGAAATTGCTGCTATTAGAAATGTCTAAACTATAAGCTTCCAATTATTAATTGCTTGAATGTAAATATTAAATGGAGATGTTGAAAGTGCATTTGATGTTCTGCAGCTAGTGTAGATCGGAGTGCAAAGCCCAGCTGCTGCGAGCTGCCAGCGGCGCATCCTGGTCTGAGGGCTGTGTCACAGGGGAAGAAATGTATCATGCAATCATGGCAAAGGACTATAAACCTTTACAAAAACTACTGGGATTTGGAGTGCATTTGTTACAGCATTGCGGATGGCAGGTGCCTGTGTgggcctgctgcagctgggctgccccagagctggtgcCTGCAGGTTAAAATGTTCACTCAGAGGTGCAGTGTTTTGAATATAACTCAGTTTTCACCCCCAGAGTGTTGTGCCCACAGTGCTGAGGGCACCCTGAgtgccagggtgggcagcaggagcccgaGGTGTGGTGCttccctctgccagggctggggaggtctgtggttctgtgatggGAACCTGAGAAAGCTGAggaggcacaggctgggcaggtggCACAGTGATGGGCGATGGctgccatcccagggctggggagggtcaCAGCTGGGTAAGAAGCTGAAGGTCTCCAGAAAGGAAGATGGTCCAAATTCCACCAagaaagctgcagctgtgtcTGAACAGATTAATCATTGCTGGAGcctgctggaaatgcagtgcAGGGCTCATTCTCTGTGAGAGGGCTGACAGCGTGGTGGCTGAGACACAGTGCTCAgtctctgtccccacagtgacccctgtcacctccccagaCAGAGCTGAgtgcctgggcagtgccaccctcCCGACCCAGTGCTGGCAAaactggctctgctgccagcctggctcctctTGGGCTTTTGGTCAAAGTCAAGGTCTCCTCCAGCAAAGGTCTTGGTTGAAATATTGTTGAAGGCACGTTGATGTGTGTGGATCAGAGCCACGAGCTTGTGAGAAGCAAATGGAGTTGGAGCCTGCAGTGATAGCTGAGCCCTGGTGAGGgtgagggacagccctgtgtcctgctgtcacAGTGTTTCTCTGTCCAGCCATGGCacagtgctgctcccacagcacaaATCCCCTCCCATCCTGTGCTGCCCACTCTGGGCCTCCCAGGTGCCATTTCAGTTATTAAAAACTCCAAACCCATCTTGGTCATTGTGCCTTTGCAAAGCTGAGGGTGGTGTGGTGTCTGTGGGGAGGTGGGACAGCACCCAGCCAGGTGTGGGTCACAGCAGGAGCCCCTGTGTGCCATTCAACCAGGCCTTGCCAGCAGTCATGCCAGAGCTGGAGCACTTTTCCAATGCAGTTTGGGTTGAATTGGTGGAAAAGTGACCACTGGGTGTGTGGGTGCcattttcccagctggagcagcagaggaggctTGTGCCCAAATGGGACAATGCctgtgggcactgctgcagctgcaggcttTGCTCAGGCTGAggtgggaatggcactggggaGGTGctccgtgggcagggacagtgctGACCGCTCAGTCCTGCCCAGTTTTGGTTGGTGTTGATGCTCCAGAGCCAAAGGACCCTTGGGCAGTGCTCACCTGCCTGCACAGaggccccagagctggtggTTGGTGAGCCCAGGGCAAGTGGAAATGGTGAGCTCTGATTGAAATCAACCTTTGCCTGATAGCTGTGCTGAATGTTAAGAGGGTTTTAATCAACGCTGCGTGTCACCAGAGCTCCGTGGGTGACGTGCTGAGGGTGCTGGAGAGGCAGTGTTGGGGCAGGTGCTGGTGAACCCCATCCTGTACCAGGGATGGGGTGGTGGGAAGGGTTTCCCTGCCATCCCAGGCTCCAGGAACAGAACATCCCATCAGAAATGATGCGTTTCCCTTGATTAATTAAGCTAATGGttatctgaaaacaaaaatggcaTGGAAGAGGAGACGCATGCTCAGAATGCAAAATGTGATTTATGAAAGGGGAAGTGCGGCTCAACAGCCAGCCAGGGGAGCCGGAGCAGGAGCGGGGCCGTGGGGCAGGGCGGCTGCCGGGCACAGCTCGCTCCTCACCACACAAAGGTGCATGAAACCAGCGGGGCTTCTCACAAACAAACAGCACGTTGTGTCTTTGAACCGTGGGCCTGCAGGCTCCGGGCCAGAGCCCGGGCATCGCTGCTGCCACGGGGAGCTGGCTCGgcagctcccttcccttcccttcccttcccttcccttcccttcccttcccttccttccttccccttccttcccttccttcccttccttccttccctctccttccttccttcccttccccttccctcttcccttccctttcccttccttccgaACTTCCCTTCGACTCCTCACTTCGACTCCTTCCCCTTCGGACCTCCTTCCGACCTCTTCCCCCCGATTCCGgaacttccttccttccgacTTCCCTTCTGACCTTCCTCGGACTTCCTTCCTTCgactcccttcccttccccataGGTGTGCGAGGCTCAGGACAATCAATAACTGCGGCAGGTTTGCAGTTCGCTCCGCTCATCAGCATTTCTGCAAACGGAGGGTGTTGTGCAGCCGGTTTTTGAGGGAGCAGGGTCCCTCTGAGCTGCCTCCCTGCACCCCGGGCTGCAGAAGCCCCTGGAGCTCCCTCTGTGCCGTGCTTGGTTTGAGGCACCATTTCCCGGAAACCACACGGCCAGATATTTGTTACTCTAATAGTTTGATCATGTTTATCACAACTCCAGCAGCTTCCTGTGCTGTGAAAGGTGTGATAAGTAGTTACTGGTTTAAAAGCTGCGCCCTTCCCTCGCTGGGCCGGGTGGCTGGGAGAGATGAAATGTTGGGATATGAATTACTTATTCTGCCCCTCTCTTTCTCCCCAGTAAATGCATCAAGCCTAAATGCCTGTTACTGAGCAAATTAATGTGGAGTCCACGGTGACTTCCAATGGTTATCAGAGCGATCCAGGGCGAGCTGCAGCGTCACCACGCTCCATTAGGAAGGCTGGTGCGCGCTACATTTAATGTATTTCCCAGGAATGTGTTAACCTCTGCTTGGTTTGGATTTATTCCAGACAAACATTTGCTGATGTAAAAGGAGAATTTGTGCTCGTCTTTGAGCCCTTCTGAAAGGGCCTGATGGATGCAGGGCGTGCaagggaggggctgcagctccgtgCTGACCCTTTCAGGCTCTCCCCTCCCCATGGTGGtaccagcaccagcaccaggctgggatccagcccatctccagcagctgccgTGGCCCTGTGTGGTTTCAGGAGGTGTCACTGGGGTTCCTGCTCCATGGAAAGTGATGGAAACGCCATCCCCAGGCTACGACCTGGCACGGTGGCAGTgtgggccccagggctgggaggaagggCTCCCTCCGTGGTGTGAGGATGCTGTGATGAAGAAGGGTGTTCAATaaacacaaagcagagctgatgtGTTTTAATCAGAGTGAGAAACAGCCTTGTGGGAAGTGGGAGGTCCAGTCTGAGAATGGATCCAGACTTCAGATCcagactgggaatgggagaggaGCTTCTCAAGGAGGGCAGAGGGTGGCGGTGGGTGTATGCAGTGGAACTGGAAGATTTCTCTGGCACTTGGAGCACTCAGTGCTCATGTACGGGGTGAGGACAGCTCCTCCACACATCCATTGTGTGCATTTTGTGAGATTTCTCCTTTATTTCCCCATTCTTCTCTGGTTTTGCTGTGCAGTGTCAGGAGGTGATGGTGTGGTGATCTCAGCAGCCATCCTCCACGGTAAAGCCGCCAGGTAAAGCATTCATGGCCACTTTTTGGGAGGGAAGGCCACTGCTTGGTTTATGTTTTTCTATGCCTGCCCCTTTGAGCACAGCCATACCCAGCTGCTACAAACAATTTTACCTAAAACGGGACCTGTGGGGCTGATCCAGCAGCCACTGAGGGGGTTCCTGGGTTCTGCTGGGgttggtgtccctgtgtgtggcagagcagctgtgggaggtgCAGCCCTCCCCAAACTGGGACaactgggaggggatggagagggggcTCCCCACTTCAGCCCAGCCCTGAACTCCCtcatctcccccatcccacagggcCGCCTCTGGTTTGAGCAGTCAGAAAAGCCTGGTAGGGGAAAATTCTCAGTGTCTGCACAGATAAGATCACTTGGACTCAGCCCAGATTCGTGTGAGATCTGTCAGACACGGCCACAAGGACACAGCTCTGTTTACGTTTGCACCAGAAGAGGaaggcagctgcacagggacagcacagcccagacccTCTCCAGGTGCTTCCAGAGCCTTCTGCAGTGGTGGCTCCTGACGatcccctgtgctgggaacgctcctgctgccccctgagctggggagCATCCCACGGCAGGCAAAGTGCAGCATCTCACACACAGGATGTGGCCGGGGCAGCGCTGCCTGGCCCACCAAGGTGTGAGGcatggcccagccccaggcagcagcagggctgagctgttcTGTGAGCAGGAGGCTGGATGGAAACCGGGGCTGAGCTCCCGGGGCCCCCTCACTGCACTGCCCAGGAGGGACCCccgtggctgctcagggagggacaggagaggggacaAGAGACAGGAGCAGGGTGGCTGTGGCCGGGTGTGTGCAGCCTGCCAGGGGAGGGAAAGAGGCTGGTGATGGGCTGGAATAGggactggggagggaggagggaccCATGGTGCAGCTGCAGCGTGAGGAGACTGCAGGGGTGCCACTGAAGGGGTGTCACTGCAGGGGTGTCCCTGCcggggtggcactgcaggggtggcactgcaggggtggcactgcaggggtgtcactgcaggggtgtcactgcaggggtgtcactgcaggggtgtcactgcaggggtgtccctgcaggggtggcactgcaggggtggcactgcaggacagACCTCTGGGTGCAAACCGGAGAGAAATGGGGCTCTCTGCAGTGATGGAGGTTTGGGCCAGGCCCcggcagggctgagggaggcCGGGTCTCCTCCCCGCCGGTGCCCCCCGAGTCAGGGTGAGCTCCCAGGCTCACCCCGAGCCATttgccagcccctcctgaggtcGTTTCTCAGAGCAGCCGTCAGCTCAGCTGACACCTTGATGTAGCTTAAAGCAAACGGCAACGCGGAGATTTATTTTTGTCCGAGGAGCAGGCACATCAAGCACGCTGTGAGACACAGCGGGAGCACCCCGGGCGCTGTCCCTGGGCCGCCCTGCGGGCCCTGCGCCTCCGGGGTGGGACACGGGAAATGCCATCACCGACCGCCAAATCTCCGGATCTCCAAAGCCTCCGGGGTCCCCGAGCCCTCCAGGAGCCCTGTCAAACAGCAGCGCCCTTTCCCAAGAAAcgcacaggtgaggggacaggagctgccccaggcagggcagggaggctgagCTCCGCCAGggctccaggctctgtcccagggagctgctgagaggGAATGGCCACACTCCCATTTTCCAGGGAATTTAGGCATTGCCGTGGCCTGAATGTGGACACAGCTCCtcagcagagaaggaagagcTGCTTCACTCAGAAGGTCTCAGTTGGAGGTGAGAAAAGGGATAAGCCAAACCTTTCAGAGGTGTTGTGCTGCAACAGCCAGGGCGAGGGCTTGGATATTATTAGAAAATGCATTAACAGAAGCCTGGATGGAGGGTCTGAGCTGATGGGAGCTTTAACAAACGTGTGTTTAATTTCGATATGAAGACTATGCTGAGCAAGGAATTCTGGCTGGGAATTTTTCGTGTTTGAGAATTGGGAAGCCCCTGGGCGCTTCGTCTTTGTCCTCAGCAGGGATGAGTGTGGGATGTCCAGGACAAGGGATGGCGGTGTTTGGTAATGGCTGTGAAATGAGCCCCAGAGGAATCGCCCTGCCCCAGGAAAGGGCTCCGGCACCCCGGGTTTGCCCCCTCCCTGATGCCCAGCAGGGCAAGGTGTCACTTCGTGTGTGAAACACAAGGACAGGAAAATCAGGATGACTCAAATGTCACACGCTGTCCCTcggctcccgcagccccggggcagctcccagagctgcgaGCAGCAATTCGGGGCTCAGCGTTCCCCTCCCGCCCGCCCGGTGCCGCCGCTGGCGGAGGGAGAGCCGGGGGGACCGGGGCACGTTCCGCGGAACCGCGTGGGCATCGCCACGCCAGCCCCGGGGCGGGACCGGTCCGCCCTCGCCGAGAGAGCgagggagcggcgggagcggcgaGCGGGGCTGCGGCAGCGGCGGGGGCGAGCGCGGGCTAAAATGGCCACGGCGGGAGAGGGCGGGGGCTGTGCCAGGCGAGCAGGGCTCATCCCGGGCTGTGCCAGGCGGGGAGGGCTGATCCCGGGCTGTGCCATGCCAAACGGGCTCATCCCGGGCTGTGCCATGCCAAACGGGCTCATCCCGGGCTGTGCCAGGCGGAACGGGCTCATCCCGGGCTGTGCCAGGCGGGGAGGGCTCATCCCGTGCTGTGCCATGCCAAACGGGCTCATCCCGGGCTGTGCCAGGCGGAACGGGCTCATCCCAGGAAAGGGACACCAAACCGCACCGGGGAACGCGGGGAGCGGCAGGGAGAGGGCAGCCCTCGGCCCCGGCGCTGGGAGAGCGGCCCCGACCCCCTGGAAATGCCCTTTGTGACGGACTGGACATGGTGTTTCAGAAGATGAGGGTTAGGGGGGTTCCCCACGGAATTTCTGGGGCTCTGACCTGGTGCCGCCCCATCCCTTGCACCCCTTCCCACTGCCGGTGCCTCTGAGGGGAACGGGCTCCTCAAGTTCGGGGATCCTCGGAAAGAAATGTTATATATTTTGCGCTCCATATAATGGAGCTTCAGGTTCTTATAAATACCAAATACAAGGTTAGGGGAGGGGAAGTTTGCTCGGTATCAAGGAGCCACCGAAGCATCtcaaagcacaaaataaattgTAATATTCACATATGCTTGGAAAAGTTAATTTTCGCACGTTAGTATTTCCACATGGCTGCAAATGAAGGCTGAAGCGTTGTCCCCGCTGCTCCCACCCATTCGGCGTGCGGTGCGAGCCAGGCTGTCATTTTAGCATCAGGAATGTGCGCTGGATCCAGCACACTGTGGCACTGCCCTCCTTCCGCCTGCGTCCTTTCGGCACAtgaagccagcagcagcacacaaaccCGGGGATCTCCTTGTGCAGACAGGAGGCTGCGGCGCTCGGACAGCAGCGGGGCCGCCCCTCTCCCCGGCGGCTGCAGGAACGATGCCTTATCTCGAGTTTAAGGGCTCAACCTGACCCTGAGCCATTTTTAACCCGAGGTGGGAAGAGCCCTCCCTGGgtgtctctctctctgctctgaaaAATCTTTCAGTGGCTCCACGGTCGCCGATTTC
This portion of the Zonotrichia leucophrys gambelii isolate GWCS_2022_RI chromosome 18, RI_Zleu_2.0, whole genome shotgun sequence genome encodes:
- the CBX4 gene encoding E3 SUMO-protein ligase CBX4 isoform X2; its protein translation is MELPAVGEHVFAVESIEKKRIRKGRVEYLVKWRGWSPKERQEQLMGYRKRGPKPKPLVVQLPSFARRSNILTGLQEPAVDTRPKLELGSSGKSQQHQYELNSKKHHQYQPNGKESAMKHQSHSKGKYYYQLNSKKHHHYQPDPKMYEPHYQPSSKEPQGQACLDNNKAPLVAHPDKWAHGPAKNLLGPVKNLTAESKNGAEKNLSSGTGPPPRDRVTSNGLGGKMKIVKNKNKNGRIVIVMSKYMENGMQAVKIKSGEAPRKRAAEERTPKKGGEEKVEAWRKPGEDRVVGSNALSKAEGESRQPPAELEEGAQKTPLAKELPLPPAEQPLQLTTKPDLVPWSLSPVCEHSPSSMGLNLSSGSSRKRCLSEPHAEREPGKKRLTSRSISAPTCLSPPRPEPPAPPEVILLDSDLDEPIDLRCVKPRPEGELALAEVKPELPPPPPPPAEEAAPEPPQPQEAAEEEEEEEAESLQEFKPFFGNIIITDVTANCLTVTFKEYVTV
- the CBX4 gene encoding E3 SUMO-protein ligase CBX4 isoform X1, translated to MELPAVGEHVFAVESIEKKRIRKGRVEYLVKWRGWSPKYNTWEPEENILDPRLLIAFQNRERQEQLMGYRKRGPKPKPLVVQLPSFARRSNILTGLQEPAVDTRPKLELGSSGKSQQHQYELNSKKHHQYQPNGKESAMKHQSHSKGKYYYQLNSKKHHHYQPDPKMYEPHYQPSSKEPQGQACLDNNKAPLVAHPDKWAHGPAKNLLGPVKNLTAESKNGAEKNLSSGTGPPPRDRVTSNGLGGKMKIVKNKNKNGRIVIVMSKYMENGMQAVKIKSGEAPRKRAAEERTPKKGGEEKVEAWRKPGEDRVVGSNALSKAEGESRQPPAELEEGAQKTPLAKELPLPPAEQPLQLTTKPDLVPWSLSPVCEHSPSSMGLNLSSGSSRKRCLSEPHAEREPGKKRLTSRSISAPTCLSPPRPEPPAPPEVILLDSDLDEPIDLRCVKPRPEGELALAEVKPELPPPPPPPAEEAAPEPPQPQEAAEEEEEEEAESLQEFKPFFGNIIITDVTANCLTVTFKEYVTV